Below is a window of Terriglobales bacterium DNA.
TCTAGGGCATGAATAAGTATTTGCCAACTGGCAACTTTGACAGTCCCGAATATGCAGGGCCATCGGCTAGCTACGGCGGTGGCGGGCCTTTAGCGCCGCCTGGGTTGGAGTCTGGTTGCGCCGGCCGTCTCGCATTCAGTCCGCCTGTCAGTTTTGACGGTTCCCCCCTGACTTTGGGGGCTCTAGTCTTGCCTGGGAAACTCGCGGAATGACTAAGCCTTTCGAAGTTTTCTATCGCTTTTGGCTGACCGAGTGGAGCCTGTCCGCACTCACGGCAACCCTGGTGATTTACATCTTTGCGATCTATCCATTGCACGACGTGGGCTGGGTCGGACGAATTGTGAGAAGCATCTTTTTTACCCTGTTACTGATTTCCGGTGTGGCCGCCGTCGGACGCATCACGATCCGTTCCCTGCCGGTCATAGCAATCATCACCCTGACTGTACTCGTGGATTGGGCTTCGCTGGTCCAATCCGGCGAAGCCCTGGACATTCTCGAACGAGCGCTATTTCTCTTATCCCTGACAATCCTTGCGGCTATCGTGCTTGCTCGTGTATTTGCCGCTGGTCGGGTAAATATCCACCGCATTCAAGGAGCGATCTGCGCCTTCCTTCTGCTCGGACTGATGTGGGCGACCGCCTACGGCATCGCCCAAATTGTTCACCCGGGAGCGATTCAACTCCCGCCGTCACATACAGGAAGCGGCAAGCCGGGGTCGGAGTTCATCTACTACAGCTTCGTTACCCTTACCACCCTCGGATATGGAGACATGATTCCGACGATCCCGGCGACGAGGTCTCTGGCCACGTTAGAGGCATTGGTAGGGCAACTTTACCCGGCGATCCTGATTGCTCGGCTGGTGTCGCTTGAGTTAAGCGATCGAGAAAAGGCGAAGAAATAGCGGTCTTCGGCCGTGTCTCCGCCAGGGGGCCCGGAGGTGGCCTCGTGAACTTGCTGGGTGATTTTTTTGCGAACTGTAATTTCTACCAGTTTGCCATTGAGGCGTAGAGGGTCTAAGCTTACGCGCTATCCAGCAGACTTTCGGTAGCATTGCCGAGTCAGACTGACGGTTTGTCTAAACAAATTCTCGTGGCTCTGTGACTCCTGAGCCTCAGGAGTGTGTCAATGCGATTCAGTCACGATCTTCTCTTGTTCTCTGAAGCTTCCCTCTCATCCTTGGAGCGGCACCTATCAGCTAATTTCCCAATGCTGCAGCGTTGGATCGCTGCCGCGCTCGCTTTGCCTGTATTGCTGGCGTCGCTTGGTTGCGAAAAGAAGGAAGTGGCTGCGAAGCCGAGCCCCCCCGAAGTGGTGGTGGCCAACGTCGTTCAGCAGGACGTTCCTATCTACGACGAGTATGTCGCGCAACTGAATGGTCCGGTCAATGCCGACATCACGCCTAAAGTGCAAGGCTATTTGCTCAGGCAGAACTATCAGAATGGCTTCTACGTCAAGAAAGGCGAGCTTCTTTTTGAGTTGGATCCTCGCCAGTACCAGGCGGATGTGGAGCAGGCCAAAGCCCAACTAGCTGTGAGCCAGGCCAATCTTGCCAAGTTCGATGCTGACGTCCAGCGCGACACCCCGCTCGCCGCTCAACAAGCGATTCCCCAAAAGGACCTCGATACTGATCTGGCCAATCAGGCGGCCTCGAGGGCGGAGGTTCAAGCCAGAAAGGCAGCCCTGGAGAATGCACAACTGAATCTGCAGTGGACCAAGATTTATTCGCCGGTGGATGGCATCGCTGGTGTAGCGAATTCCCAGGTTGGCGAT
It encodes the following:
- a CDS encoding potassium channel family protein is translated as MTKPFEVFYRFWLTEWSLSALTATLVIYIFAIYPLHDVGWVGRIVRSIFFTLLLISGVAAVGRITIRSLPVIAIITLTVLVDWASLVQSGEALDILERALFLLSLTILAAIVLARVFAAGRVNIHRIQGAICAFLLLGLMWATAYGIAQIVHPGAIQLPPSHTGSGKPGSEFIYYSFVTLTTLGYGDMIPTIPATRSLATLEALVGQLYPAILIARLVSLELSDREKAKK